One segment of Sulfobacillus thermosulfidooxidans DSM 9293 DNA contains the following:
- a CDS encoding FtsK/SpoIIIE family DNA translocase — MFSVLKQISKDMRREIGGILLVALGLLGYLSLIFPHSGRLTRDLAHGLSFSFGVLGWTIPAFVLVAGALRLLNRPSFTGHRRGWGAVLMFLGLFILMPLVDKPIAGFVSTWLEEKLAQAIAPGGAFLFSVVLLVIGLMLYTGASALTLGTGIARFLRSLLEFVYRAIYAIYSALRDWIYPPEEESPTPIVKPKAPKMKPVPRNSQAERVSNSPDIRGSSHSTWEDVPEIDKAGADTPVVTSVPKTIAPVYAMNYLPPPLSLLAAPDLHKGGRRGQSAKERADILVNALRQFGIDVTLGEVSQGPTITRFEIIPPPGVKVSRIVNLADDIALSLAATGVRIEAPIPGKSAIGIEVPNDEVTPVLLREVLESDQFAQSPSPLSVGLGRDVAGAPIVTGLDQMPHLLVAGATGSGKSVLINVLITSLLFRASPDVVRLLLIDPKVVELSIYNGIPHLLSPVVTEPKKAAGALRWAVAEMERRYRLFAEAGVRDVSRYNQMAEERLPLIVVIIDELADLMMVAPQDVEESIARLAQMARAAGIHLVVATQRPSVDVITGTIKANIPSRIAFAVSSQVDSRTILDSAGAEKLLGRGDMLFHPVGAAKPQRIQGAFIREKEIEEIVAFVIDHAQPQGSVEAVEFQEAGDTAKPLMQETDPLFPEAVKIVVESGQASTSMLQRRLRVGYTRAARLIDAMEERGYIGPSDGAKAREVRITMSEYHKVFVDESPSA; from the coding sequence GACATGCGTCGTGAGATTGGCGGCATCCTGTTGGTAGCCTTGGGATTGTTGGGCTATTTATCTCTGATATTTCCGCATTCGGGCCGATTAACGAGGGATTTGGCACACGGCTTGAGTTTTAGCTTTGGCGTGCTAGGGTGGACGATCCCGGCCTTCGTTCTCGTTGCGGGGGCGTTGCGTTTATTAAATCGGCCATCTTTTACCGGCCACCGGCGGGGCTGGGGTGCGGTGTTAATGTTTTTAGGCCTTTTTATTTTAATGCCTTTGGTAGACAAGCCTATTGCAGGTTTTGTATCGACATGGCTTGAAGAAAAACTCGCGCAGGCTATTGCTCCAGGTGGGGCGTTCTTGTTTTCCGTGGTGTTACTGGTGATTGGTCTCATGCTGTATACGGGTGCTAGTGCCTTAACCTTGGGGACGGGGATTGCTCGATTTCTTCGTAGCTTATTAGAATTTGTATACCGCGCCATATACGCCATTTACTCGGCGCTTCGTGACTGGATTTATCCTCCAGAAGAAGAGAGCCCTACGCCCATTGTCAAGCCGAAGGCACCGAAAATGAAACCGGTTCCAAGAAACTCGCAGGCCGAGAGGGTATCCAACTCGCCAGATATTCGGGGATCTTCACACAGTACCTGGGAGGACGTTCCCGAAATAGATAAGGCGGGTGCCGATACACCGGTGGTGACGAGTGTGCCCAAAACTATAGCGCCCGTTTATGCCATGAATTATCTGCCGCCCCCATTGAGTTTGTTAGCGGCTCCCGATCTTCATAAAGGAGGTCGGCGCGGGCAAAGTGCCAAGGAGCGGGCAGATATTTTAGTCAATGCGTTACGACAATTTGGTATTGATGTCACTTTGGGTGAGGTGAGTCAGGGACCGACAATAACGCGGTTTGAAATCATTCCGCCTCCCGGAGTCAAAGTGTCTCGTATTGTGAATTTAGCCGATGATATTGCCTTATCGTTAGCGGCTACCGGAGTGCGAATTGAGGCTCCGATTCCCGGCAAGTCTGCGATTGGCATTGAAGTGCCAAATGATGAAGTGACCCCTGTATTATTACGGGAAGTGCTAGAAAGTGATCAATTTGCTCAATCCCCTTCTCCCTTGTCGGTCGGATTAGGCCGGGACGTCGCAGGTGCTCCCATTGTAACCGGACTGGATCAGATGCCTCACCTATTGGTCGCTGGGGCAACAGGGTCGGGCAAAAGTGTCCTGATTAACGTGTTAATTACGAGTCTGTTATTTCGGGCGAGCCCTGATGTCGTCCGACTGTTGTTGATTGACCCGAAGGTTGTTGAATTATCCATCTACAATGGCATTCCCCATTTGCTGAGTCCTGTGGTCACCGAACCCAAAAAAGCTGCGGGCGCCCTACGCTGGGCAGTGGCAGAAATGGAACGGCGGTACCGATTGTTTGCCGAAGCAGGGGTACGCGATGTCAGCCGCTATAACCAAATGGCCGAGGAAAGACTTCCGTTGATCGTCGTGATTATCGATGAATTGGCAGACCTCATGATGGTCGCTCCTCAAGATGTGGAAGAATCCATTGCGCGGTTAGCGCAAATGGCTCGTGCCGCGGGCATTCACTTGGTCGTGGCCACCCAAAGACCTTCTGTGGATGTTATCACCGGGACGATTAAGGCCAATATTCCTTCGCGTATTGCTTTTGCGGTATCAAGCCAAGTGGATTCACGCACGATTCTAGATTCGGCGGGCGCAGAAAAGCTGTTGGGACGTGGGGATATGCTTTTTCACCCGGTAGGAGCTGCCAAACCGCAGCGTATCCAGGGCGCTTTTATTCGGGAAAAGGAAATTGAAGAAATTGTTGCCTTTGTTATCGACCATGCCCAACCACAAGGGTCTGTGGAGGCCGTTGAATTTCAAGAAGCAGGAGACACGGCCAAGCCTCTTATGCAAGAGACCGACCCCTTGTTTCCCGAGGCGGTCAAAATCGTCGTCGAAAGTGGACAGGCTTCCACCTCAATGCTTCAACGTCGGCTTCGGGTAGGATATACACGAGCAGCGCGGTTGATTGATGCGATGGAGGAACGTGGCTATATCGGTCCATCAGATGGGGCTAAAGCCCGGGAAGTTCGCATTACGATGTCTGAGTATCACAAGGTGTTTGTGGATGAATCTCCTTCAGCGTGA